Proteins from one Salaquimonas pukyongi genomic window:
- a CDS encoding Spy/CpxP family protein refolding chaperone: MFGLKKRTWIVGGVIAALLGTAAFAAKWRDHSPEERAAWATERISERLELDDAQKDALKKVTDSYVEIRGARPEFMTILSSQLKELAQDESLTVDEVNELRDQIKAEFDRRADAIIPEFVSFYNTLNDDQREKVMARLERMSEHMENRRGKHWGKHWGKHGRGDGPRHGWDD; the protein is encoded by the coding sequence ATGTTTGGACTTAAGAAACGCACCTGGATCGTTGGCGGTGTCATTGCCGCCCTGTTGGGCACTGCCGCTTTTGCCGCCAAATGGCGCGACCATTCGCCTGAAGAACGCGCTGCATGGGCAACCGAGCGCATTTCGGAGCGCCTGGAACTGGACGATGCCCAGAAGGATGCTTTGAAAAAAGTCACCGACAGCTATGTGGAAATCCGCGGTGCACGGCCGGAATTCATGACCATATTGTCCAGCCAGTTGAAAGAACTGGCACAGGATGAGTCGCTTACCGTCGATGAAGTCAATGAACTGCGCGACCAGATCAAGGCGGAATTCGACCGCCGTGCCGATGCGATCATTCCCGAATTCGTCTCCTTCTACAACACGCTCAACGATGATCAGCGCGAGAAGGTGATGGCGCGGCTCGAGCGCATGAGCGAACACATGGAGAACCGCAGAGGCAAGCATTGGGGCAAACACTGGGGCAAACATGGCCGCGGTGATGGTCCCCGCCACGGCTGGGACGACTGA
- a CDS encoding cation:proton antiporter — protein MHAIELKLALVGLAGILAQWISWRFSLPAIALLLLTGLAAGPLTGMIDPVRDFGEVYRPVISLAVAIILFEGGLTLNLKEISETSKAVRRIILVGGPLVWLFSTLAAHYAGGLSWQAAILLGAILVVTGPTVIMPLLRQARLKKRAASLLRWEAIVNDPIGALLAVLSFEIFLVANNVHEAENLLFNGVIAALIALPGAWLFSKFIVWLFLRGHIAEYLKAPFLLVAALIANAVTNLFLEEAGLLTVTVMGIILANSRIASLAEMKRFKETITVLLVSGVFILLTASLDLNLIYELGWQAAAFVAAILFIARPVAITIATMGTGLTWQERLLTAWIAPRGVVAVAIAGIFGTALAEQGIADGEKMIAYTFAVVAATILLHGFSLPLLARLLNLRAVAKPGILVVGGSPWSIALAEKLKACDVPVMIADGNWNHLGRARAQSIPTYFGDVLSEHAHHELDIGVWSSLIAASDNDAYNALVCTEFGPEVGRGNVLQIGDRESVSEKRELHFTLGGRALMRPGMSYDEMNDKIASGWQITSSTLSKEFNYEAFLSSRPEESQTLFWFKPGGVFHFAASNPDAAPGGDTIVISFGPPRDRSRKARPTNGQASGKASGKANGQEDRDAK, from the coding sequence ATGCACGCCATCGAGCTGAAACTGGCCCTGGTTGGCCTTGCCGGCATTCTGGCGCAATGGATTTCCTGGCGCTTCAGCCTGCCGGCAATCGCCCTGCTGCTGCTGACCGGCCTTGCCGCCGGTCCCCTGACGGGAATGATCGATCCGGTTCGCGACTTCGGCGAGGTTTACCGGCCGGTCATTTCGCTCGCCGTTGCGATCATCCTGTTTGAAGGCGGCTTGACCCTTAACCTCAAGGAAATCAGCGAAACCTCCAAGGCCGTTCGCCGCATCATCCTTGTTGGCGGGCCTTTGGTCTGGCTGTTTTCGACGCTGGCGGCCCACTATGCCGGCGGCCTCTCCTGGCAGGCCGCGATTTTGCTGGGTGCCATTCTGGTGGTAACTGGGCCTACCGTCATCATGCCGCTGCTTCGCCAGGCAAGGCTGAAAAAGCGCGCTGCCTCCCTGCTGCGATGGGAAGCGATCGTCAACGATCCCATCGGCGCCCTGCTGGCGGTCTTGTCTTTCGAGATATTTCTCGTCGCCAACAATGTACACGAAGCTGAGAACCTGCTGTTTAACGGCGTAATCGCGGCGCTGATCGCCCTGCCGGGAGCCTGGCTGTTTTCAAAATTCATTGTCTGGCTGTTCCTGCGCGGCCATATCGCCGAATACCTCAAGGCGCCCTTTCTGCTCGTTGCAGCATTGATCGCCAATGCCGTCACCAACCTGTTTCTTGAAGAAGCCGGCCTGCTGACGGTAACGGTCATGGGCATCATTCTGGCCAATTCGCGCATTGCCAGCCTAGCGGAAATGAAACGCTTCAAGGAGACGATCACCGTTCTACTGGTCTCCGGCGTCTTCATTCTCCTGACCGCATCTCTTGATCTGAACCTGATCTACGAACTGGGCTGGCAGGCGGCCGCCTTTGTCGCGGCAATCCTGTTCATCGCCCGCCCCGTGGCGATCACCATAGCCACCATGGGCACGGGACTGACCTGGCAGGAACGCCTGTTGACCGCCTGGATTGCCCCGCGCGGGGTCGTTGCGGTTGCCATTGCCGGCATTTTCGGCACCGCCCTCGCCGAACAGGGCATCGCCGATGGCGAAAAGATGATCGCCTATACCTTCGCCGTCGTCGCTGCAACCATCCTGCTGCACGGTTTCAGCCTGCCGCTGCTGGCAAGACTGCTCAACCTGCGGGCGGTCGCAAAACCGGGCATTCTTGTCGTTGGCGGCTCCCCCTGGTCAATTGCACTGGCAGAAAAGCTCAAGGCCTGCGATGTGCCGGTGATGATCGCCGACGGGAACTGGAATCATCTGGGCCGCGCCCGCGCTCAAAGCATCCCGACCTATTTCGGCGACGTGCTTTCCGAACATGCTCACCACGAACTTGATATCGGCGTATGGTCCTCGCTCATCGCTGCAAGCGACAACGATGCCTACAATGCGCTGGTCTGCACCGAATTCGGTCCGGAGGTTGGCCGCGGCAACGTGTTGCAGATCGGTGACCGCGAGAGTGTCTCGGAAAAACGCGAATTGCATTTTACCCTGGGCGGGCGGGCGCTGATGCGGCCCGGCATGTCCTATGACGAGATGAACGATAAAATCGCCAGTGGCTGGCAGATAACTTCATCCACGCTGAGCAAGGAGTTCAACTACGAGGCTTTCTTGAGTTCACGCCCTGAAGAGAGCCAGACCCTGTTCTGGTTCAAGCCGGGCGGTGTCTTTCATTTTGCCGCCAGCAATCCCGATGCAGCCCCAGGCGGCGATACGATCGTCATATCCTTCGGCCCGCCGCGAGATCGCTCTCGGAAGGCAAGGCCTACAAACGGACAAGCAAGCGGAAAGGCAAGCGGAAAGGCAAACGGGCAAGAAGATCGGGATGCCAAATAG
- a CDS encoding serine hydrolase domain-containing protein, with product MRKLLKWLLIALVLMIAAALVLSLIYRDRITRLLAVNSLFSEEKIVGNFSNMKGMFFNAPIPPEGPGDEVEEWPRWPAPLPSSFPHDGNDIATGTFLEETATTSLLVVRNGAITFEEYYLGTKPDDLRISWSVAKSFLSAVFGIAVENDQIESLDDPVTKYVPALTGTAYDGVTIRNTLNMATGVKFNEDYLDFWSDINKMGRTLALGTSMDDFAASLDERVREQGTVRQYTSIDTHVLAMVLRAATGRSLIELVGEQIVGAIGFEKAPYYLTDGEGVAFALAGLNLTTRDYARFGQMFLQHGKWYGKQIVPREWADQSVVATAPAQSVREDGFGYGYQWWIPPGAADGEFMARGIYDQYIYVNRITNSVIVKTSANRKFREPGNAERTVAFFRAVAGAK from the coding sequence ATGCGCAAACTGCTGAAGTGGCTGCTCATCGCTCTTGTTCTCATGATCGCTGCAGCGCTTGTTCTGAGCCTGATCTACCGCGATCGGATCACCCGTCTGCTTGCCGTCAATTCGCTGTTCAGTGAAGAAAAAATCGTCGGCAATTTTTCAAACATGAAGGGCATGTTCTTTAATGCTCCCATTCCGCCGGAAGGCCCCGGCGATGAGGTGGAGGAATGGCCGCGATGGCCAGCGCCCCTTCCCTCCAGCTTCCCGCATGATGGCAATGACATTGCCACCGGTACGTTTCTTGAGGAAACCGCAACAACCTCCCTGCTCGTGGTGCGCAATGGCGCCATTACCTTTGAGGAATACTATCTCGGCACGAAGCCGGACGATCTGCGCATCTCCTGGTCGGTGGCAAAGTCCTTTCTCTCTGCGGTTTTCGGCATTGCGGTGGAAAACGACCAGATTGAAAGCCTGGATGATCCCGTCACCAAATACGTTCCGGCGCTTACTGGCACCGCTTATGACGGCGTCACCATCCGCAACACACTCAACATGGCAACCGGCGTCAAGTTCAACGAGGACTATCTCGACTTCTGGAGCGACATCAACAAAATGGGCCGCACGCTGGCGCTCGGCACTTCGATGGATGATTTCGCCGCATCGCTGGATGAACGTGTCCGCGAACAGGGCACAGTGCGCCAATATACTTCCATCGACACCCATGTCCTGGCCATGGTGCTGCGCGCTGCCACAGGCAGAAGCCTGATCGAACTCGTCGGCGAACAGATCGTCGGGGCGATCGGCTTTGAAAAAGCGCCATACTACCTGACCGATGGCGAGGGTGTCGCCTTCGCGCTCGCCGGCCTTAACCTTACCACCCGGGATTATGCACGCTTCGGTCAAATGTTCCTGCAGCATGGCAAGTGGTACGGTAAGCAGATCGTTCCGCGTGAATGGGCAGACCAGTCGGTAGTGGCGACAGCGCCTGCACAATCGGTCCGCGAAGACGGGTTCGGCTATGGCTATCAGTGGTGGATACCGCCAGGCGCGGCAGATGGCGAGTTCATGGCGCGCGGCATTTATGACCAATACATCTACGTCAACCGAATCACCAACAGCGTCATCGTCAAGACCTCCGCCAACCGCAAATTCCGCGAACCGGGCAATGCAGAAAGAACCGTTGCGTTCTTCCGCGCCGTTGCCGGTGCAAAATAG
- a CDS encoding 50S ribosomal protein L11 methyltransferase, with amino-acid sequence MPNSMQQIRLHFDVHADLAQSAYQALDTALEETGFPVAVFETDEKNAVWTVSVYCGEDARAQVSTAIKSVMDSLGVTPNIGEEALADENWVEKTLQDLAPVHAGRFVVHGSHDRNTVRPYEHGIWIDAAMAFGTGHHGTTAGCLHMIGRAMKRCRFFNALDLGTGTGVLAIAIAKAAHIPVLATDIDGIATRIAMENARLNGVGDAVTAITARGFSHRAIAVRKPYDLIVANILARPLQTMARDFASHLAPGGTAILSGLLPRQRARIAASYRLQGLHFVHAHYRDGWMTMEFRKP; translated from the coding sequence ATGCCAAATAGCATGCAGCAGATACGCCTTCATTTCGATGTGCACGCTGATCTTGCGCAGTCAGCCTACCAGGCACTCGACACCGCACTGGAAGAAACCGGCTTTCCCGTTGCCGTGTTCGAGACGGACGAGAAGAATGCCGTCTGGACTGTCTCGGTCTATTGCGGTGAAGACGCCCGTGCCCAGGTGAGCACGGCTATAAAGTCCGTCATGGATAGCCTCGGCGTTACCCCGAATATCGGTGAAGAGGCATTGGCGGACGAAAACTGGGTTGAAAAAACCCTGCAGGACCTTGCGCCGGTTCACGCCGGCAGGTTCGTCGTCCATGGCAGTCATGACCGCAATACGGTGCGCCCTTACGAGCATGGCATTTGGATCGATGCGGCCATGGCTTTCGGCACCGGTCATCATGGCACGACCGCCGGGTGCCTCCACATGATCGGCCGGGCAATGAAACGGTGCCGGTTCTTCAATGCCCTTGATCTTGGCACCGGCACCGGCGTGCTTGCGATTGCCATCGCAAAGGCAGCCCACATACCGGTTCTGGCTACCGATATCGACGGCATTGCAACAAGGATTGCCATGGAGAACGCACGCCTGAATGGCGTTGGAGATGCGGTTACGGCCATCACCGCACGCGGGTTTTCCCATCGCGCAATTGCTGTCCGTAAACCCTATGACCTGATTGTTGCCAACATTCTGGCGCGTCCCCTGCAAACCATGGCACGCGACTTTGCCAGCCATTTGGCGCCTGGCGGAACCGCGATCCTGTCAGGCCTGCTTCCCCGTCAAAGGGCACGCATCGCCGCCAGCTACCGCCTGCAGGGACTTCACTTTGTCCACGCGCATTATCGGGACGGGTGGATGACCATGGAGTTTCGCAAGCCGTAA